In a single window of the Pontibacter russatus genome:
- a CDS encoding BlaI/MecI/CopY family transcriptional regulator, translated as MKELTKAEEEIMQVLWKLERAFVRDILEELPEPKPAYNTVSTIVRILESKGFVGHEAFGKSHQYHPLVAQDKYKSYFLKNFMSGYFGGSFEKLVSFFAKDNNLNVQELDQLLQQVKQDIDTNQEDQQDGSNT; from the coding sequence ATGAAAGAGCTGACGAAAGCCGAGGAAGAGATTATGCAGGTACTCTGGAAGCTGGAGCGGGCCTTCGTCCGCGACATACTGGAGGAGTTGCCGGAGCCGAAACCCGCCTACAACACCGTGTCCACGATAGTGCGCATCCTGGAGAGCAAGGGCTTTGTGGGGCACGAGGCCTTCGGCAAATCACACCAGTACCACCCGCTGGTGGCGCAGGACAAGTACAAAAGCTACTTCCTGAAAAACTTCATGAGCGGCTACTTCGGGGGATCGTTCGAGAAACTGGTCTCCTTTTTCGCCAAAGACAACAACCTGAACGTGCAGGAACTGGACCAGCTGCTGCAGCAGGTAAAACAGGACATAGACACAAACCAGGAGGACCAGCAAGATGGAAGCAACACTTAA
- a CDS encoding TonB family protein, with translation MEATLNFALKSGIGLLMLYLFYYTLLRNQTSFRFNRAYLLLAPLVALTLPLVTWPALLAPAPAVAKALQAIQLNEVVVVAYRPSGSILADYLTPARMALAIYGLVAAVLLLRLFRQLWHIRRLKSDAIPVEQAAGRVHILRLKQPHASFAFLNHIYLSNQEQLSPRERRQVLAHELAHVQLGHTYDVLYYELLSVVLWFNPLVWLLKQELRNVHEFQADARVLEQHQPQEYRALLSKEVLFNMGVPVGSYFQKPQVLRRLYMLQRGKQAGWLRPLLTLPLLLVLLLSLSSQQVTADIASQLTSTAQAAQSNEATSESLNPGEDMIELPETQAKADAKMPIMRGDTTEDTPVQEDKPTDNIHNLHYIKPYTYVEQMPQFKGGEAEMMKFLGMNVRYPKEAQEAGVEGIVVASFVVEKDGTLSDIQIIKDLGMGTSEEVIRVIEKMSGQWLPGRQNGDAVPVRYTLPVRFTIK, from the coding sequence ATGGAAGCAACACTTAACTTCGCACTCAAATCAGGGATAGGGCTGCTGATGCTGTACCTGTTCTATTACACGCTGCTACGTAACCAGACCTCTTTCCGGTTCAACAGGGCTTACCTGCTGCTGGCCCCGCTGGTGGCGCTAACGCTCCCGCTGGTCACATGGCCCGCCCTGCTTGCCCCCGCTCCCGCCGTGGCAAAGGCGTTGCAGGCCATTCAGCTGAACGAAGTGGTGGTCGTTGCCTACAGGCCATCCGGCAGCATTCTGGCGGATTACTTGACACCTGCCCGTATGGCGCTGGCCATATATGGACTGGTGGCTGCGGTCCTCCTGCTCCGGCTTTTCCGCCAGCTCTGGCATATCCGCCGCCTGAAATCGGACGCCATACCCGTAGAGCAGGCAGCGGGAAGGGTCCATATACTGCGGTTAAAGCAGCCCCATGCCTCCTTCGCCTTCCTGAACCATATATACCTGAGCAACCAGGAGCAGCTGAGCCCGCGCGAACGGCGGCAGGTGCTGGCCCACGAGCTGGCGCACGTGCAGCTCGGCCATACTTACGATGTGCTCTACTACGAACTGCTCTCCGTCGTGCTGTGGTTTAACCCGCTCGTCTGGCTGCTGAAACAGGAGCTGCGGAACGTGCATGAGTTTCAGGCCGATGCCCGCGTGCTGGAGCAGCACCAGCCGCAGGAATACCGCGCCCTGTTGTCAAAGGAAGTGCTCTTTAACATGGGCGTGCCCGTGGGCAGCTATTTCCAGAAGCCGCAGGTGCTGCGCCGGTTATATATGCTGCAGCGGGGCAAGCAGGCCGGCTGGTTGAGGCCCCTGCTTACCTTGCCCCTGCTACTCGTGCTGCTACTCTCCCTTTCTTCCCAGCAGGTAACCGCCGATATAGCCTCGCAACTTACCTCTACGGCACAGGCAGCACAATCAAATGAGGCAACTTCTGAATCGTTAAATCCTGGTGAAGATATGATTGAGCTTCCTGAGACTCAAGCAAAGGCTGATGCTAAAATGCCTATCATGAGGGGTGACACAACAGAAGACACGCCTGTTCAGGAAGATAAACCCACTGATAATATACATAACCTCCATTATATAAAACCATACACTTATGTGGAGCAGATGCCTCAGTTTAAGGGCGGCGAGGCTGAAATGATGAAGTTCCTAGGCATGAATGTCCGCTATCCGAAAGAGGCACAGGAGGCGGGTGTGGAGGGCATCGTTGTGGCCAGCTTCGTTGTTGAGAAAGACGGTACGCTCAGCGACATCCAGATCATTAAAGACCTGGGAATGGGCACCAGCGAAGAAGTGATACGCGTGATAGAGAAAATGAGCGGCCAGTGGCTGCCCGGCAGGCAAAATGGCGACGCCGTGCCTGTGCGCTACACGTTGCCCGTGCGGTTCACTATCAAATAA
- a CDS encoding RagB/SusD family nutrient uptake outer membrane protein — translation MKKYSTILIAALGLFSFAGCEEVLEVEPTTAIEAEGAVVDFTTLDRSALGTYSALQDQDYYGFRYLLYQGLYADNLTFSGTFTTDREVASQRINASNLQIASTWAAIYTAINRANIVIRDAERLAGNSEITEAERAGIVGEMKFIRALAHFDLLKVFGGVPVVTSPTTTIAEIQSLPRATEEAVYAAIIADLQDAKAALEGTGGNERATGLAAAALLARVYLQQGDYAAAEAEASEVINSGAYEVVEDFGALFTQEGGPEAIFELNFTLNDPNALGTASDPTSSGQRFYVSEDVYEAFAAQADTVVTERVTADGTTVTDTTVYTDERFEATTRFERNSRRLIKYDDVTNNADNVIVLRLAEVYLIRAEARARMADAAAAASPEVISDINLVRERAGLLPVEALTNAEALEEILEQRRLEFVGEGLRLMDLKRYNLTCDLLGFCEEDGEAFRNLWPIPLQQIEVNPSLTQNPGY, via the coding sequence ATGAAAAAATATTCAACCATACTGATAGCCGCGCTCGGCCTTTTCTCCTTCGCAGGCTGCGAGGAGGTGCTGGAGGTGGAGCCCACCACGGCCATAGAGGCCGAAGGGGCCGTTGTTGATTTCACCACGCTGGACCGCTCCGCACTCGGGACCTACAGTGCCCTGCAGGACCAGGATTACTATGGCTTCCGTTACCTGCTGTACCAGGGCCTGTACGCCGATAACCTGACGTTTTCCGGCACATTCACCACAGACAGGGAGGTGGCCAGCCAGCGCATCAACGCCTCTAACCTCCAGATTGCCAGCACATGGGCCGCCATCTACACCGCCATCAACCGGGCCAACATCGTGATTCGGGACGCGGAGCGCCTGGCGGGGAACTCCGAGATAACTGAAGCGGAGCGTGCCGGAATTGTGGGCGAGATGAAGTTTATCCGCGCCCTGGCCCATTTCGACCTGCTGAAAGTCTTTGGCGGCGTGCCGGTGGTGACCAGCCCGACCACGACGATAGCAGAAATCCAGAGCCTGCCAAGGGCGACAGAGGAAGCGGTATATGCGGCCATCATCGCGGACCTGCAGGACGCAAAAGCCGCCCTGGAGGGCACCGGGGGAAACGAGCGGGCCACCGGCCTGGCGGCCGCGGCCCTGCTGGCGCGCGTGTACCTGCAGCAGGGTGACTATGCGGCAGCGGAGGCCGAAGCCTCAGAGGTAATTAACAGCGGCGCCTATGAGGTGGTGGAGGATTTCGGCGCCTTGTTTACACAGGAAGGAGGCCCGGAGGCGATTTTCGAGCTGAACTTCACGCTGAACGACCCGAACGCCCTGGGCACCGCCTCCGACCCTACCTCTTCGGGCCAGCGGTTCTATGTGAGCGAGGATGTTTACGAAGCCTTTGCGGCGCAGGCCGACACTGTCGTGACCGAGCGGGTGACGGCAGATGGAACAACGGTGACGGACACGACCGTCTACACAGACGAGCGTTTCGAGGCCACCACGCGCTTTGAGCGGAACAGCCGCCGGCTCATCAAATATGATGATGTCACCAACAACGCCGACAACGTGATCGTGCTGCGGCTGGCCGAGGTGTACCTGATTCGGGCAGAGGCGCGCGCGCGCATGGCCGACGCGGCTGCGGCGGCAAGCCCCGAAGTGATTTCAGACATCAACCTGGTGCGTGAGAGAGCCGGCCTGCTTCCTGTAGAGGCGCTTACCAACGCAGAGGCGCTGGAGGAAATACTGGAGCAGCGCCGCCTGGAGTTCGTCGGCGAGGGACTGCGCTTGATGGACCTGAAGCGCTACAACCTGACCTGCGACTTGCTCGGGTTCTGTGAGGAGGACGGCGAAGCCTTCCGCAACCTGTGGCCCATCCCGCTGCAGCAGATCGAGGTGAACCCCAGCCTGACGCAAAACCCCGGCTACTAA